One segment of Podarcis muralis chromosome 17, rPodMur119.hap1.1, whole genome shotgun sequence DNA contains the following:
- the SLC10A3 gene encoding P3 protein → MTLPASCAMGGAALFFLHLLVAGWAQGATADSPYLSVGDGTALEFDFPANSRGVLLVSCRYSGPNAWLSAESLEPTVVAVENVSASWGGGFMVGFQSSLAGLAPLQLQLLEQNRLIEKADFQIRVSAPEPVASSGLGHFSENPILYALLPLIFLNKCAFGCKVEVEVLWNLVRQPHPIMLGILGQFVVMPLYGYLMSVAFSLPKPLALGLVISCSSPGGGGGYLYSLLLGGDVTVAISMTLLSTIAATGLMPLSSTFYGWLLGAHETLHIPFLKIFITLLFIAVPISTGMLVKCKLPRLARLLLLLIKPFSFTLIIGGLFMAYHMGAFILANVQAPIVLAGVTVPLFGLLLGYLLAWCLALPGPQRRTVSIEVGVQNSLLALAVLQLSFQRAQADFASQAPFIVALSSTSEMLLLVLGNLAYNRLCSAGS, encoded by the coding sequence ATGACTTTGCCAGCCAGCTGCGCCATGGGTGGGGCAGCCCTATTCTTTCTCCACCTGTTGGTGGCTGGTTGGGCTCAGGGAGCGACTGCTGACAGCCCTTACCTTAGTGTGGGGGACGGGACAGCATTGGAATTTGACTTCCCTGCAAACAGCCGTGGTGTCTTGCTGGTTTCCTGCCGCTATTCCGGGCCCAACGCTTGGCTGAGCGCGGAATCTCTAGAACCTACCGTTGTTGCCGTTGAGAACGTCAGCGCTTCCTGGGGAGGAGGTTTTATGGTTGGGTTTCAGTCCAGCTTAGCTGGCCTAGCTCCGCTGCAGCTGCAGTTGCTGGAGCAGAACCGACTTATCGAGAAAGCCGATTTCCAGATCCGTGTCAGTGCTCCAGAGCCGGTGGCATCATCGGGGCTGGGCCACTTCTCTGAGAACCCCATCCTCTATGCTCTCCTGCCTCTCATCTTCCTCAACAAATGTGCATTTGGCTGCAAGGTGGAGGTGGAGGTTCTGTGGAACCTGGTGCGCCAACCCCACCCGATCATGCTAGGCATACTAGGCCAGTTTGTCGTCATGCCGCTGTACGGCTACCTCATGTCTGTGGCCTTCTCCTTGCCTAAGCCGCTGGCCTTGGGACTGGTCATTTCTTGCTCCTcacctggtggtggtggcggctacCTGTACAGTCTGCTGCTGGGTGGCGACGTCACCGTGGCCATCTCTATGACCCTCCTGTCCACAATTGCAGCCACGGGGCTGATGCCGCTCTCCTCGACGTTCTACGGCTGGTTGCTGGGCGCCCACGAGACTCTCCACATCCCCTTCCTCAAGATCTTCATCACCCTGCTCTTCATCGCTGTGCCCATCTCCACTGGCATGTTGGTCAAGTGCAAGCTGCCTCGCCTCGCccgcctcctgctgctcctgatcAAGCCGTTCAGCTTCACCCTCATTATAGGAGGACTCTTCATGGCGTACCACATGGGCGCCTTTATCCTGGCGAATGTGCAGGCCCCGATTGTGCTGGCGGGCGTCACTGTGCCCCTCTTTGGCCTGCTGTTGGGCTACTTGCTAGCTTGGTGCTTAGCGCTGCCTGGGCCACAGCGCCGGACGGTTAGTATTGAGGTTGGGGTACAGAACAGCCTGCTGGCTCTGGCTGTGCTGCAGCTCTCCTTCCAGCGGGCCCAGGCTGACTTTGCCTCACAGGCTCCTTTCATCGTAGCCCTGAGCAGCACTTCAGAGATGTTGTTGCTGGTTTTGGGGAACCTGGCATACAACAGACTCTGTTCTGCAGGCTCCTGA
- the UBL4A gene encoding ubiquitin-like protein 4A isoform X2, producing the protein MISFSFWKKVSPDERISSLKRLVSEKLNVPVSQQRLLFKGKALADEHRLSDYSIGPESKLNLVIKPPEKASPEEPGRRAGPPQNPVIWHTLAQVLGRHFSVADAEKVLEQLQKDYERSLRLLSLDDIERLATRLLHPEVAEAVEMGFLD; encoded by the exons atgatctctttcagcttctggaagaag GTCTCCCCAGATGAACGGATCTCCTCTCTCAAACGCTTGGTCTCCGAGAAGTTGAATGTCCCAGTATCCCAGCAGCGCCTGCTTTTCAAAGGCAAAGCTTTGGCAG ATGAACACCGTCTCTCTGATTACTCTATTGGACCCGAGTCAAAACTGAACCTTGTGATCAAGCCGCCAGAGAAGGCATCGCCTGAGGAACCTGGCCGCAGAGCTGGTCCCCCACAGAACCCTGTCATCTGGCACACACTGGCCCAAGTCCTAGGCAGGCATTTCAGCGTAGCTGATGCTGAGAAGGTGTTGGAGCAACTGCAAAAG gaTTATGAGCGGAGCCTTCGATTACTGAGCCTGGATGACATTGAGCGCTTGGCCACACGCTTGCTTCACCCTGAGGTGGCTGAAGCTGTAGAAATGGGCTTTCTGGATTAG
- the FAM3A gene encoding protein FAM3A isoform X2: MCWIMEKAREFQKDIYFCFIDYAKAFDSVDHSKLWQVLKEMGVPDHLICLLRNLYVGQEATVRTGYGTTDWFKIGKGVRQGCILSPCLFNLYAEFIMRKAGLDESQAGIKIAGRNINNLRYADDTTLMAESPENPPTSEPRPKKYKCGLPRACPDNSFAFRIMSGAANVIGPKICLEDKMLMSSVKNNVGRGLNVALVNGVNGELIDAKFFDMWAGDVNELLKFIRPLHEGTLVFVASYDDPATKMNEETRKIFSELGSKVAKDLAFRDSWVFVGAKGVQNKSPFEQHVKNKKSSNKYEGWPEALEMEGCIPQRTAEV, translated from the exons atgtgctggattatggagaaagctagagagttccagaaagacatctacttctgcttcattgactatgcaaaagcctttgactctgtcgaccacagcaaactatggcaagttcttaaagaaatgggagtgcctgatcacctcatctgtctcctgagaaatctctatgtgggacaagaagctacagttagaactggatatggaacaactgattggttcaaaattgggaaaggagtacggcaaggctgtatattgtctccctgcttatttaacttatatgcagaattcatcatgcgaaaagctggactggatgaatcccaagccggaattaagatcgctggaagaaatatcaacaatctcagatatgcagatgacacaaccttgatggcagaaa GTCCTGAGAATCCTCCTACATCAG AACCTAGGCCTAAGAAGTACAAGTGTGGCCTTCCTCGGGCCTGCCCAGACAACTCGTTCGCCTTCCGGATCATGAGCGGTGCAGCTAATGTCATTGGGCCCAAGATCTGCCTTGAGGATAAAAT GCTAATGAGCAGCGTGAAGAACAATGTAGGCCGGGGCCTGAACGTTGCACTGGTGAATG GAGTGAATGGAGAACTGATTGATGCAAAGTTCTTTGACATGTGGGCAGGAG ATGTGAACGAGTTGTTAAAATTTATCCGGCCGCTGCACGAGGGGACGCTGGTGTTTGTGGCCTCATACGATGATCCTGCCACAAA GATGAATGAGGAGACCCGTAAAATCTTCTCAGAACTGGGCAGCAAGGTTGCCAAAGACCTAGCTTTTCGAGATAGCTGGGTTTTTGTAGGAGCCAAAGGGGTGCAGAACAAAAGTCCTTTTGAACAG CACGTCAAGAACAAAAAGAGCTCCAACAAGTATGAGGGTTGGCCTGAAGCACTTGAGATGGAGGGCTGCATTCCACAGCGAACTGCTGAGGTCTAG
- the FAM3A gene encoding protein FAM3A isoform X4, which produces MRLAGPLRVVVIVLTAGLTWILVSVLLGTQSGFSRLQQFLRSPENPPTSEPRPKKYKCGLPRACPDNSFAFRIMSGAANVIGPKICLEDKMLMSSVKNNVGRGLNVALVNGVNGELIDAKFFDMWAGDVNELLKFIRPLHEGTLVFVASYDDPATKMNEETRKIFSELGSKVAKDLAFRDSWVFVGAKGVQNKSPFEQHVKNKKSSNKYEGWPEALEMEGCIPQRTAEV; this is translated from the exons ATGAGACTAGCAG GTCCCCTTCGTGTTGTTGTGATCGTCTTGACAGCAGGACTGACCTGGATCCTTGTCAGCGTCTTGTTGGGTACCCAGAGTGGCTTCTCTCGCCTGCAGCAGTTCCTCAGGA GTCCTGAGAATCCTCCTACATCAG AACCTAGGCCTAAGAAGTACAAGTGTGGCCTTCCTCGGGCCTGCCCAGACAACTCGTTCGCCTTCCGGATCATGAGCGGTGCAGCTAATGTCATTGGGCCCAAGATCTGCCTTGAGGATAAAAT GCTAATGAGCAGCGTGAAGAACAATGTAGGCCGGGGCCTGAACGTTGCACTGGTGAATG GAGTGAATGGAGAACTGATTGATGCAAAGTTCTTTGACATGTGGGCAGGAG ATGTGAACGAGTTGTTAAAATTTATCCGGCCGCTGCACGAGGGGACGCTGGTGTTTGTGGCCTCATACGATGATCCTGCCACAAA GATGAATGAGGAGACCCGTAAAATCTTCTCAGAACTGGGCAGCAAGGTTGCCAAAGACCTAGCTTTTCGAGATAGCTGGGTTTTTGTAGGAGCCAAAGGGGTGCAGAACAAAAGTCCTTTTGAACAG CACGTCAAGAACAAAAAGAGCTCCAACAAGTATGAGGGTTGGCCTGAAGCACTTGAGATGGAGGGCTGCATTCCACAGCGAACTGCTGAGGTCTAG
- the FAM3A gene encoding protein FAM3A isoform X3: protein MRLAGPLRVVVIVLTAGLTWILVSVLLGTQSGFSRLQQFLRSPENPPTSENTGLPLCPRVIRQELASMLDEIRVVTAEKAGSNSRYRKPRPKKYKCGLPRACPDNSFAFRIMSGAANVIGPKICLEDKMLMSSVKNNVGRGLNVALVNGVNGELIDAKFFDMWAGDVNELLKFIRPLHEGTLVFVASYDDPATKMNEETRKIFSELGSKVAKDLAFRDSWVFVGAKGVQNKSPFEQHVKNKKSSNKYEGWPEALEMEGCIPQRTAEV from the exons ATGAGACTAGCAG GTCCCCTTCGTGTTGTTGTGATCGTCTTGACAGCAGGACTGACCTGGATCCTTGTCAGCGTCTTGTTGGGTACCCAGAGTGGCTTCTCTCGCCTGCAGCAGTTCCTCAGGA GTCCTGAGAATCCTCCTACATCAG AAAATACTGGTTTACCTCTATGTCCTCGGGTTATTCGCCAAGAATTGGCCAGCATGCTTGATGAGATCAGAGTGGTCACGGCAGAGAAAGCAGGCAGCAACAGTAGATACCGCA AACCTAGGCCTAAGAAGTACAAGTGTGGCCTTCCTCGGGCCTGCCCAGACAACTCGTTCGCCTTCCGGATCATGAGCGGTGCAGCTAATGTCATTGGGCCCAAGATCTGCCTTGAGGATAAAAT GCTAATGAGCAGCGTGAAGAACAATGTAGGCCGGGGCCTGAACGTTGCACTGGTGAATG GAGTGAATGGAGAACTGATTGATGCAAAGTTCTTTGACATGTGGGCAGGAG ATGTGAACGAGTTGTTAAAATTTATCCGGCCGCTGCACGAGGGGACGCTGGTGTTTGTGGCCTCATACGATGATCCTGCCACAAA GATGAATGAGGAGACCCGTAAAATCTTCTCAGAACTGGGCAGCAAGGTTGCCAAAGACCTAGCTTTTCGAGATAGCTGGGTTTTTGTAGGAGCCAAAGGGGTGCAGAACAAAAGTCCTTTTGAACAG CACGTCAAGAACAAAAAGAGCTCCAACAAGTATGAGGGTTGGCCTGAAGCACTTGAGATGGAGGGCTGCATTCCACAGCGAACTGCTGAGGTCTAG
- the UBL4A gene encoding ubiquitin-like protein 4A isoform X1: MLLTVKALQGRECSLQVSPDERISSLKRLVSEKLNVPVSQQRLLFKGKALADEHRLSDYSIGPESKLNLVIKPPEKASPEEPGRRAGPPQNPVIWHTLAQVLGRHFSVADAEKVLEQLQKDYERSLRLLSLDDIERLATRLLHPEVAEAVEMGFLD, translated from the exons ATGCTGCTGACGGTGAAGGCGCTCCAGGGCCGGGAATGCAGCCTCCAG GTCTCCCCAGATGAACGGATCTCCTCTCTCAAACGCTTGGTCTCCGAGAAGTTGAATGTCCCAGTATCCCAGCAGCGCCTGCTTTTCAAAGGCAAAGCTTTGGCAG ATGAACACCGTCTCTCTGATTACTCTATTGGACCCGAGTCAAAACTGAACCTTGTGATCAAGCCGCCAGAGAAGGCATCGCCTGAGGAACCTGGCCGCAGAGCTGGTCCCCCACAGAACCCTGTCATCTGGCACACACTGGCCCAAGTCCTAGGCAGGCATTTCAGCGTAGCTGATGCTGAGAAGGTGTTGGAGCAACTGCAAAAG gaTTATGAGCGGAGCCTTCGATTACTGAGCCTGGATGACATTGAGCGCTTGGCCACACGCTTGCTTCACCCTGAGGTGGCTGAAGCTGTAGAAATGGGCTTTCTGGATTAG
- the FAM3A gene encoding protein FAM3A isoform X1, which produces MCWIMEKAREFQKDIYFCFIDYAKAFDSVDHSKLWQVLKEMGVPDHLICLLRNLYVGQEATVRTGYGTTDWFKIGKGVRQGCILSPCLFNLYAEFIMRKAGLDESQAGIKIAGRNINNLRYADDTTLMAESPENPPTSENTGLPLCPRVIRQELASMLDEIRVVTAEKAGSNSRYRKPRPKKYKCGLPRACPDNSFAFRIMSGAANVIGPKICLEDKMLMSSVKNNVGRGLNVALVNGVNGELIDAKFFDMWAGDVNELLKFIRPLHEGTLVFVASYDDPATKMNEETRKIFSELGSKVAKDLAFRDSWVFVGAKGVQNKSPFEQHVKNKKSSNKYEGWPEALEMEGCIPQRTAEV; this is translated from the exons atgtgctggattatggagaaagctagagagttccagaaagacatctacttctgcttcattgactatgcaaaagcctttgactctgtcgaccacagcaaactatggcaagttcttaaagaaatgggagtgcctgatcacctcatctgtctcctgagaaatctctatgtgggacaagaagctacagttagaactggatatggaacaactgattggttcaaaattgggaaaggagtacggcaaggctgtatattgtctccctgcttatttaacttatatgcagaattcatcatgcgaaaagctggactggatgaatcccaagccggaattaagatcgctggaagaaatatcaacaatctcagatatgcagatgacacaaccttgatggcagaaa GTCCTGAGAATCCTCCTACATCAG AAAATACTGGTTTACCTCTATGTCCTCGGGTTATTCGCCAAGAATTGGCCAGCATGCTTGATGAGATCAGAGTGGTCACGGCAGAGAAAGCAGGCAGCAACAGTAGATACCGCA AACCTAGGCCTAAGAAGTACAAGTGTGGCCTTCCTCGGGCCTGCCCAGACAACTCGTTCGCCTTCCGGATCATGAGCGGTGCAGCTAATGTCATTGGGCCCAAGATCTGCCTTGAGGATAAAAT GCTAATGAGCAGCGTGAAGAACAATGTAGGCCGGGGCCTGAACGTTGCACTGGTGAATG GAGTGAATGGAGAACTGATTGATGCAAAGTTCTTTGACATGTGGGCAGGAG ATGTGAACGAGTTGTTAAAATTTATCCGGCCGCTGCACGAGGGGACGCTGGTGTTTGTGGCCTCATACGATGATCCTGCCACAAA GATGAATGAGGAGACCCGTAAAATCTTCTCAGAACTGGGCAGCAAGGTTGCCAAAGACCTAGCTTTTCGAGATAGCTGGGTTTTTGTAGGAGCCAAAGGGGTGCAGAACAAAAGTCCTTTTGAACAG CACGTCAAGAACAAAAAGAGCTCCAACAAGTATGAGGGTTGGCCTGAAGCACTTGAGATGGAGGGCTGCATTCCACAGCGAACTGCTGAGGTCTAG